The following are from one region of the Mycolicibacterium diernhoferi genome:
- a CDS encoding MlaE family ABC transporter permease, with translation MTAGNGLVDYVKEQLDKPLTMVGGFFKMSVLTGKALLTRPFQWKEFVLQSWFLIRVAFLPTLAVSIPLTVLIIFTLNILLAEFGAADVSGAGAALGAVTQLGPLVTVLVVAGAGSTAICADLGARTVREEIDAMEVLGIDPIERLVAPRVVAATFVAFLLNGAVITIGLVGGYFFGVYIQNVNAGAYVATLTLLTGFPEVMISVIKATLFGLIAGLVGCYRGLTVAGGSKGVGTAVNETLVLCVVALFAVNVVLTTIGVRFGTGG, from the coding sequence GTGACGGCGGGCAACGGTCTGGTCGACTACGTCAAAGAGCAGCTCGACAAGCCGCTGACCATGGTCGGCGGCTTCTTCAAAATGTCGGTGCTGACCGGAAAAGCACTGCTCACCAGGCCCTTCCAGTGGAAGGAATTCGTCCTCCAGAGCTGGTTCCTGATCCGGGTGGCGTTCCTGCCGACGCTGGCGGTGTCGATCCCGCTGACGGTGCTCATCATCTTCACCCTCAACATCCTGCTGGCCGAATTCGGCGCCGCCGACGTCTCCGGCGCCGGCGCCGCGCTCGGCGCGGTCACCCAGTTGGGGCCGCTGGTCACCGTGCTCGTGGTGGCCGGCGCAGGATCCACCGCCATCTGCGCCGACCTCGGTGCCCGCACCGTGCGCGAGGAGATCGACGCGATGGAGGTGCTCGGCATCGATCCCATCGAACGGTTGGTGGCTCCTCGCGTCGTGGCCGCCACGTTCGTGGCCTTCCTGCTCAACGGCGCGGTGATCACCATCGGTCTGGTCGGCGGGTACTTCTTCGGTGTCTACATCCAGAACGTCAACGCCGGCGCGTACGTTGCCACGCTGACGCTGCTCACCGGATTTCCCGAGGTGATGATCTCGGTCATCAAGGCGACCCTGTTCGGGCTGATCGCCGGGCTGGTCGGCTGCTACCGCGGCCTGACCGTGGCCGGCGGCTCGAAGGGCGTCGGCACCGCGGTGAACGAGACCCTGGTGCTCTGCGTGGTAGCGCTTTTCGCGGTCAACGTGGTGCTGACCACGATCGGCGTCCGGTTCGGGACGGGGGGCTGA
- a CDS encoding GntR family transcriptional regulator, with translation MEAPVKRRREQLSDEVAGHLRVAIMSGTLRPGTFVRLDETAARLGVSITPVREALRTLRGEGLVQLEPNRGHVVAPFTRDDIADIFWLQGAIAAELASTAAVRAGEADIDELDRLTDALDAAVQGGDVDTIALAEFNFHRAFNRSTNRMKLAWFLLNAARYLPPHIYASDPQWGVEAVANHRQLVAAMRRRDVAEVVRLTRSQFDDGARRLTSLLDELGLWT, from the coding sequence GTGGAAGCACCAGTGAAGCGCCGCCGCGAACAGCTCTCCGATGAGGTGGCCGGCCATCTGCGGGTCGCGATCATGTCCGGAACGCTGCGACCGGGCACCTTCGTGCGTCTCGATGAGACCGCGGCCCGGTTGGGGGTGAGCATCACCCCGGTGCGCGAGGCGCTGCGCACCCTGCGCGGTGAGGGCCTGGTGCAACTGGAACCCAACCGCGGGCACGTGGTCGCGCCGTTCACCCGTGACGACATCGCCGACATCTTCTGGCTGCAGGGCGCCATCGCCGCCGAACTCGCCTCGACCGCGGCGGTGCGCGCCGGCGAGGCCGACATCGACGAACTGGACCGGTTGACCGACGCCCTGGACGCGGCCGTGCAGGGCGGGGACGTCGACACCATCGCGTTGGCGGAGTTCAACTTCCACCGTGCGTTCAACCGCTCGACGAATCGGATGAAGCTGGCTTGGTTCCTGCTCAACGCGGCCCGCTACCTACCCCCGCACATCTACGCTTCCGACCCGCAGTGGGGTGTCGAGGCGGTGGCCAATCACCGGCAACTGGTGGCCGCCATGCGCCGACGCGACGTCGCCGAGGTGGTGCGGCTGACCCGCAGCCAGTTCGACGACGGGGCGCGCCGGCTGACCAGCCTGCTCGACGAGCTCGGCCTGTGGACCTGA
- a CDS encoding TetR/AcrR family transcriptional regulator: protein MSTESAPNGSTRRDELLAVAAKLFAARGYHGTRMDDVADAVGLNKATVYHYYASKSLILWDIYKRTADFTVDALHDDPTATARETIYHFTRRLLTGIATDLEAAAVYFQEGPYISEWFTEEQVAYIRKAESTVYEHVRDVIDRGIASGEFYECDSHVLALGYIGMTLGAYRWLRPHGRRTAQEIAVEFSTALLRGLIRDETVRNEQPLGAAQN, encoded by the coding sequence ATGTCCACCGAATCCGCACCCAACGGATCGACCCGGCGCGATGAACTGCTGGCGGTCGCCGCCAAGCTGTTCGCCGCCCGCGGTTACCACGGCACCCGGATGGATGACGTGGCCGACGCGGTGGGCCTCAACAAGGCCACCGTCTACCACTACTACGCCAGTAAATCGCTGATCCTCTGGGATATCTACAAGCGCACCGCCGACTTCACCGTCGACGCCCTGCACGACGATCCCACCGCCACCGCGCGGGAGACGATCTACCACTTCACCCGCCGGCTGCTCACCGGCATCGCCACCGACCTGGAAGCGGCGGCCGTCTACTTCCAGGAAGGCCCCTACATCTCGGAGTGGTTCACCGAGGAGCAGGTCGCCTACATCCGGAAGGCCGAGTCCACCGTCTACGAGCACGTCCGCGACGTCATCGACCGTGGCATCGCCAGCGGTGAGTTCTACGAATGCGATTCGCACGTGCTGGCGCTGGGCTACATCGGCATGACGCTGGGCGCCTACCGGTGGCTGCGTCCGCACGGCCGCCGCACCGCCCAGGAGATCGCCGTCGAATTCAGCACCGCGCTGCTGCGCGGACTGATCCGCGATGAGACGGTCCGCAACGAGCAGCCACTGGGCGCAGCCCAGAACTAA
- a CDS encoding alcohol dehydrogenase catalytic domain-containing protein: MRIRGAVLETIGASRPYAASRPLSVTELELDDPGAGELLVRIEAAGLCHSDLSVVDGNRVRPIPMLLGHEAAGVVEKVGGASDLAPGQRVVMTFLPRCGECSACATDGLAPCIPGSAANGAGTLLTGAVRLGGGVLHHLGVSGFATHAVVDRRSVVPVDADVPPVVASLLGCAVLTGGGAVLNAGEPKPGQTMAIVGMGGVGMAAMLTALAHDGVRVIAVDRLPDKLALARELGAHETFTPEQADFTAQVVIEAVGHAGALETAIGLTAPGGRTITVGLPPPDARISLSPLSLVAEGRTLIGSYLGSAVPARDIPRFVEMWRAGRLPVEKLVSSTIALDEINTGMDELADGRAVRQIIEF, translated from the coding sequence ATGAGGATCCGTGGTGCGGTGCTGGAAACGATCGGCGCGTCCCGGCCCTATGCGGCGTCGCGGCCGCTGTCGGTGACCGAACTCGAACTCGACGATCCCGGTGCCGGTGAACTGCTGGTGCGCATCGAGGCGGCCGGGCTGTGCCACTCGGACCTGTCGGTGGTCGACGGCAACCGGGTGCGCCCCATCCCGATGCTGCTCGGCCATGAGGCCGCCGGTGTCGTCGAGAAGGTCGGCGGCGCCTCGGACTTGGCGCCCGGCCAACGGGTGGTGATGACCTTCCTGCCGCGGTGCGGCGAATGCTCGGCCTGCGCCACCGACGGCCTGGCCCCCTGCATTCCGGGCAGCGCCGCCAACGGTGCGGGCACCCTGCTCACCGGTGCGGTCCGGCTCGGCGGCGGGGTGCTGCACCATCTCGGGGTGTCCGGGTTCGCCACCCACGCAGTGGTGGACCGGCGTTCGGTGGTGCCGGTGGACGCGGACGTTCCCCCGGTGGTCGCCTCGCTGTTGGGCTGCGCGGTGCTGACCGGTGGCGGGGCGGTGCTCAACGCCGGGGAACCGAAGCCCGGGCAGACCATGGCGATCGTGGGGATGGGCGGGGTCGGGATGGCCGCCATGCTGACCGCGCTCGCCCACGACGGCGTCCGGGTGATCGCCGTGGACCGCCTGCCCGACAAGCTGGCGCTGGCGCGTGAACTCGGCGCGCACGAGACGTTCACGCCGGAGCAGGCCGATTTCACGGCGCAGGTGGTGATCGAGGCCGTCGGGCATGCCGGCGCGTTGGAGACCGCGATCGGGTTGACCGCGCCGGGCGGACGCACCATCACCGTCGGCCTGCCCCCACCGGATGCGCGGATCTCGTTGTCACCGTTGAGTTTGGTGGCCGAGGGCCGCACGCTGATCGGCAGCTACCTGGGCTCCGCGGTGCCGGCCCGGGACATCCCGCGCTTCGTCGAGATGTGGCGGGCCGGACGGCTGCCGGTGGAGAAGCTGGTGTCCTCCACCATCGCGCTCGACGAGATCAACACCGGCATGGACGAACTCGCCGACGGGCGGGCGGTGCGCCAGATCATCGAGTTCTAG
- a CDS encoding SRPBCC family protein: MPIVSKTVEVAAPAAAIMGIVADFEAYPQWNEEVTGAWVLARYDDGRPSQLRLDTKVQGMEGTYIQAVYYPGEFQIQTVMQQGNLFSKQEQLFAVVDMGPTSLLTVDMDVEVSMAGVPSMMVKKIAGDALEHLAGNLKKRAEELS; the protein is encoded by the coding sequence ATGCCGATCGTCAGCAAGACCGTCGAGGTCGCCGCACCCGCCGCCGCCATCATGGGGATCGTCGCCGACTTCGAGGCGTACCCGCAATGGAACGAAGAGGTCACCGGTGCCTGGGTGCTGGCCCGTTACGACGACGGCCGGCCCAGCCAGCTGCGCCTGGACACCAAGGTGCAGGGCATGGAGGGCACCTACATCCAGGCGGTGTACTACCCGGGTGAGTTCCAGATCCAGACCGTGATGCAGCAGGGCAACCTGTTCTCCAAGCAGGAACAACTCTTCGCGGTGGTGGATATGGGCCCGACCAGTCTGCTCACGGTGGACATGGACGTGGAGGTGTCGATGGCCGGCGTGCCGTCGATGATGGTGAAGAAGATCGCGGGCGACGCGCTCGAGCACCTGGCCGGCAACCTGAAGAAGCGGGCCGAAGAGCTGTCCTGA
- a CDS encoding ferredoxin reductase, with product MCSLNLRGLTRWSAAPARDVATATTPRINMIRGLAARATTPLLPDDYLKMLNPLWTARELRGAVVDVRRETEDSATVTIKPGWGFKADYRPGQYVGIGLRVDGRWHWRSYSLTSVPERDNRLISITVKATPEGFLSTHLVDGVAPGTIVRLAAPKGDFALPDPPPDTMLFVTAGSGITPVMAMLRTLAHRGQTGRDIVHVHSAPSGDDVIFREELQRLHDRADGYRLHLQLTDRDGHLDFGRLEDIVADWRQRQTWACGPPAMLDTIERVWAEAGVPAEQLHMERFVIARTDRGGEGGTITFAVSDKTVEVDGATSLLEAGEQVGIQMPFGCRMGICQTCVLPLESGHVRDFRSGTEHGAGDRIQTCISAAAGNCTINV from the coding sequence ATGTGTTCACTCAATCTTCGCGGCCTCACCCGTTGGAGTGCGGCACCCGCGCGTGACGTCGCCACCGCGACCACGCCGAGAATCAACATGATCCGCGGTCTCGCGGCGCGGGCCACGACCCCACTGCTGCCCGACGACTACCTCAAGATGCTCAATCCGCTGTGGACCGCCCGCGAACTGCGCGGAGCGGTGGTCGACGTGCGCCGGGAGACCGAGGACTCGGCCACCGTGACAATCAAACCGGGGTGGGGGTTCAAGGCGGACTACCGGCCCGGCCAGTACGTCGGGATCGGCTTGCGTGTCGACGGGCGCTGGCACTGGCGGTCCTATTCGCTGACCTCGGTGCCTGAACGCGACAACAGACTCATCTCGATCACCGTGAAGGCCACCCCCGAGGGCTTCCTGTCGACGCACCTGGTGGACGGGGTGGCACCCGGAACGATCGTCCGGTTGGCGGCTCCCAAAGGGGACTTCGCGTTGCCCGACCCGCCGCCCGACACGATGCTGTTCGTCACGGCGGGCAGCGGCATCACTCCGGTGATGGCGATGCTGCGTACGCTGGCCCACCGCGGGCAGACCGGCCGCGACATCGTGCACGTGCACTCCGCCCCGTCCGGTGACGACGTGATCTTCCGGGAAGAACTGCAGCGACTGCACGATCGCGCGGACGGGTACCGGCTGCATCTGCAGCTGACCGACCGGGACGGTCACCTCGACTTCGGCAGGCTCGAGGACATCGTCGCGGACTGGAGGCAGCGCCAGACCTGGGCCTGCGGCCCGCCGGCGATGCTCGACACGATCGAGCGGGTCTGGGCCGAGGCGGGGGTACCCGCCGAGCAACTGCACATGGAGCGATTCGTCATCGCCCGCACCGACCGGGGCGGGGAGGGCGGCACCATCACCTTCGCCGTCTCGGACAAGACGGTCGAGGTGGACGGTGCGACCTCGCTCCTGGAGGCCGGTGAGCAGGTGGGCATCCAGATGCCGTTCGGGTGCCGGATGGGCATCTGCCAAACCTGCGTCCTGCCATTGGAATCCGGTCATGTCCGCGATTTTCGATCCGGTACCGAGCACGGCGCGGGCGACCGGATCCAGACCTGCATCTCGGCGGCAGCCGGGAACTGCACCATCAACGTCTAG
- a CDS encoding acyl-CoA dehydrogenase, whose amino-acid sequence MKSTILSRRDLDFLLYEWLRVEELTSRERFAEHSRETFDGVLDLCEQVAERYFAPHNKLSDAHEPQFDGTTVTVIPEVKEAIDAFAKADLLGMSFDAELGGAQLPVTVAQAGFAWISAANTSSSGYVMLTIANANLIAKFGTPAQIDTYVRPMLAGRFTGTMALSETQAGSSLADITTRAEPQDDGSYRLTGSKMWISGAEHELSENIINLVLAKIPGGPAGTKGISLFIVPKFLVGADGSVGRRNDVAISGLNHKMGQRGITNTVLNFDGAVGYLVGEPHRGLAYMFHMMNEARLGVGMGAVALGYTGYLKSLQYARERPQGRLVKDPASPQVPIIEHADVKRMLLAQKAYVEGALGLALYCAKLADEEDTALLDILTPIAKSWPSQWCLEANSLAIQVHGGYGYTREYDVEQHYRDNRLNPIHEGTHGIQSLDLLGRKVTQNGGASLAALGERIAATVAAAGDDPLAAQLDAAWQRLVTVTAGMFASGDVEAAMANSAVYLEAFGHIVIAWIWLEQYLACAGNDGDFYAGKRQAARFFFRYELPKTAAQLDLLESLDRTTLDMEDAWF is encoded by the coding sequence ATGAAGTCGACCATCCTCTCCCGCCGCGACCTGGACTTCCTGCTCTACGAGTGGCTGCGGGTGGAGGAGCTGACCAGCCGGGAGCGGTTCGCCGAGCACTCCCGGGAGACCTTCGACGGTGTGCTGGACCTGTGTGAGCAGGTGGCCGAACGCTATTTCGCTCCGCACAACAAGCTCAGCGACGCCCACGAACCGCAGTTCGACGGCACGACGGTCACCGTCATCCCGGAGGTCAAGGAGGCCATCGACGCGTTCGCCAAGGCCGATCTGCTGGGCATGAGCTTCGACGCCGAACTCGGCGGCGCACAGCTGCCGGTCACCGTCGCGCAGGCCGGTTTCGCATGGATCTCGGCGGCGAACACCAGCAGCTCCGGGTACGTCATGCTGACCATCGCCAATGCCAACCTGATCGCCAAGTTCGGCACGCCTGCGCAGATCGACACGTATGTGCGGCCGATGCTGGCCGGCCGGTTCACCGGGACCATGGCGCTCTCGGAAACCCAGGCCGGCTCCTCGCTGGCCGACATCACCACCCGCGCCGAACCCCAGGACGACGGCAGCTACCGGCTGACCGGCTCCAAGATGTGGATTTCCGGTGCCGAACACGAACTTTCGGAGAACATCATCAACCTGGTGCTGGCCAAGATCCCCGGTGGTCCGGCGGGCACCAAGGGCATCTCGCTGTTCATCGTGCCGAAGTTCCTGGTCGGAGCGGACGGCTCGGTCGGCCGCCGCAACGACGTCGCCATCTCCGGGCTCAATCACAAGATGGGCCAACGCGGGATCACCAACACCGTGCTCAACTTCGATGGTGCCGTCGGCTATCTGGTCGGCGAACCGCACCGCGGCCTGGCCTACATGTTCCACATGATGAACGAGGCCCGCCTCGGCGTCGGGATGGGCGCGGTCGCGCTCGGCTACACCGGCTACCTTAAATCCCTGCAGTACGCCCGGGAGCGTCCGCAGGGCCGGCTGGTCAAGGACCCGGCCAGCCCGCAGGTCCCGATCATCGAGCACGCCGATGTGAAGCGGATGCTGTTGGCGCAGAAGGCCTATGTGGAGGGGGCGCTTGGACTGGCGCTGTACTGCGCGAAACTGGCCGACGAGGAGGACACCGCGCTGCTGGACATCCTCACCCCGATCGCCAAGAGCTGGCCCTCGCAGTGGTGCCTGGAGGCCAACAGTCTGGCCATCCAGGTGCACGGCGGGTACGGCTACACCCGTGAGTACGACGTCGAGCAGCACTACCGGGACAACCGGCTCAACCCCATCCATGAGGGCACCCACGGCATTCAGAGTCTGGACCTGTTGGGCCGCAAGGTCACCCAGAACGGTGGCGCGAGCCTGGCGGCCTTGGGGGAGCGGATTGCCGCGACGGTGGCCGCAGCCGGCGATGATCCGCTGGCCGCACAGTTGGACGCCGCCTGGCAGCGGCTGGTGACGGTGACCGCCGGCATGTTCGCCTCCGGTGACGTGGAGGCCGCGATGGCCAACAGTGCGGTCTACCTGGAGGCCTTCGGGCACATCGTGATCGCCTGGATCTGGCTGGAGCAGTACCTGGCCTGCGCCGGCAACGACGGCGACTTCTACGCGGGCAAACGGCAGGCCGCGCGGTTCTTCTTCCGCTATGAACTACCCAAGACCGCAGCGCAACTGGATCTGCTGGAAAGCCTGGACCGCACCACCCTGGATATGGAAGACGCCTGGTTCTAA
- a CDS encoding SDR family oxidoreductase — MAELFRLDGKVAVVTGGGRGIGVMIARGLLQAGAAKVYLSARKEAELAAAVEELSPLGVVEAIPADLGTEAGVQALTDAVSAREDQIHALFNNAGANWGEPFETFPAAAFDRVFDVNVKGVFLLTRALVPLLNAGATEADPARVINTGSVDGFHIPEVGRNNFSYAASKAAVHALTQQLAGELAPRILVNAIAPGLFPSKMTKVLLTAGEEAVGAALPLKRVGQPDDMAGIAVFLASRASSYVTGTVIPVDGGISVIR, encoded by the coding sequence ATGGCGGAGCTCTTCCGGCTCGATGGCAAGGTAGCGGTGGTCACCGGTGGTGGCCGCGGCATCGGCGTGATGATCGCGCGCGGGCTGCTGCAGGCCGGTGCGGCCAAGGTCTACCTGTCCGCCCGCAAGGAAGCCGAACTGGCGGCTGCGGTCGAGGAGCTGTCCCCGTTGGGCGTGGTCGAGGCCATCCCGGCCGATCTGGGCACCGAAGCGGGGGTGCAAGCGCTCACCGACGCGGTGAGTGCCCGCGAGGACCAGATCCACGCCCTGTTCAACAATGCCGGTGCGAACTGGGGAGAACCGTTCGAAACCTTCCCGGCCGCCGCGTTCGACCGGGTCTTCGACGTCAACGTCAAGGGCGTGTTTCTGCTGACCCGGGCTCTGGTGCCGCTGTTGAACGCCGGCGCCACCGAGGCCGATCCGGCCCGGGTGATCAACACCGGCAGTGTGGACGGTTTCCACATCCCCGAGGTGGGCCGCAACAACTTCTCCTACGCCGCCAGCAAGGCCGCCGTGCACGCCCTCACCCAGCAGCTGGCCGGTGAGCTGGCTCCGCGCATCCTCGTCAATGCCATTGCGCCCGGGCTGTTTCCGTCGAAGATGACCAAGGTGCTGCTGACCGCCGGCGAGGAGGCCGTGGGCGCGGCGTTGCCCCTCAAACGGGTCGGGCAGCCCGACGACATGGCCGGTATCGCGGTGTTTTTGGCCAGCCGCGCCAGCAGCTACGTGACCGGGACCGTCATCCCCGTCGACGGCGGGATCAGCGTCATCCGCTGA
- a CDS encoding acyl-CoA thioesterase, with translation MEYSNADFGVHWPVQTRWTDNDMFGHLNNAIYYQLFDTAINAWIGSGAGVDPMSAPWLGVVAESSCRYFTELKFPSDLVVGLAVTRLGTSSVTYRTGLWADGGPVAAVGSWVHVYVDRQTRRPVPIPDAIRTLLGTAVRDAKL, from the coding sequence ATGGAGTATTCGAACGCGGACTTCGGAGTGCACTGGCCGGTGCAGACGCGGTGGACCGACAACGACATGTTCGGCCACCTCAACAACGCGATCTACTACCAACTGTTCGACACCGCCATCAACGCCTGGATCGGTTCCGGCGCGGGCGTCGACCCGATGTCGGCGCCCTGGCTGGGGGTGGTGGCCGAGTCGAGTTGCCGCTACTTCACAGAGCTGAAGTTCCCCTCCGATCTGGTGGTGGGACTCGCCGTCACCCGGCTGGGCACCAGCAGCGTCACCTACCGCACCGGGTTGTGGGCCGACGGTGGGCCGGTCGCCGCCGTCGGATCCTGGGTGCACGTCTACGTGGACCGCCAGACCCGCCGGCCGGTCCCGATCCCCGACGCGATCCGAACACTGCTGGGCACGGCTGTCCGCGACGCGAAGCTCTGA
- a CDS encoding zinc-dependent alcohol dehydrogenase, with translation MRAMVYRGPYKVRVEEKDPPTIEHPNDAIVRVTMAAICGSDLHLYHGMMPDTRVGMTFGHEFIGVVERVGPSVQNLKPGDRVMVPFNVYCGSCYFCARGLYSNCHNVNPNATAVGGIYGYSHTCGGYDGGQAEFVRVPFADVGPAIIPDWMDDEDALLCTDALATGYFGAQLADIAEGDTVAVFGAGPIGLYAAKSAWLMGAGRVIVIDHLENRLQKARIFAHAETRNFAEYDDIVVEMKKATGWLGADSVIDCVGAEADGNFLQHVTATKLKLQGGSPVALNWAIDSVRKGGTVSVMGAYGPMFSAVKFGDAMNKGLTLRMNQCPVKRQWPRLFSHIQNGYLKPNDIVTHRIPLEHIAEGYHIFSAKLDDCIKPVILPQAS, from the coding sequence ATGCGCGCAATGGTGTACCGCGGGCCGTACAAGGTGCGGGTCGAGGAAAAAGATCCTCCCACGATCGAGCATCCCAATGATGCGATCGTGCGGGTCACGATGGCGGCGATCTGCGGATCCGATCTGCATCTCTACCACGGGATGATGCCGGATACCCGGGTCGGCATGACGTTCGGTCACGAGTTCATCGGCGTGGTCGAGCGGGTGGGCCCGTCGGTGCAGAATCTCAAACCGGGCGACCGGGTGATGGTGCCGTTCAACGTCTATTGCGGGTCGTGTTATTTCTGCGCGCGGGGCCTGTACTCCAACTGCCACAACGTCAATCCCAACGCCACCGCCGTCGGGGGCATCTACGGGTACTCCCACACCTGCGGTGGTTACGACGGCGGGCAGGCCGAATTCGTCCGGGTCCCGTTCGCCGATGTGGGTCCGGCGATCATCCCGGACTGGATGGACGACGAGGACGCGCTGCTGTGCACCGACGCGCTGGCGACCGGCTACTTCGGTGCGCAACTGGCCGATATCGCCGAGGGCGACACCGTGGCGGTGTTCGGGGCGGGGCCGATCGGTCTCTACGCGGCGAAGTCGGCCTGGCTGATGGGCGCGGGTCGCGTCATCGTGATCGACCATCTGGAGAACAGGCTGCAGAAGGCCCGCATCTTCGCCCACGCCGAGACACGCAACTTCGCCGAGTACGACGACATCGTGGTGGAGATGAAGAAGGCCACGGGTTGGCTGGGCGCGGACTCGGTGATCGACTGCGTCGGCGCCGAAGCCGACGGCAACTTCTTACAGCACGTCACCGCGACCAAGTTGAAACTGCAGGGCGGCTCCCCGGTGGCGCTGAACTGGGCGATCGATTCGGTGCGCAAGGGCGGCACGGTATCGGTGATGGGTGCCTACGGGCCGATGTTCAGCGCGGTGAAGTTCGGCGACGCAATGAACAAGGGGCTGACGTTGCGGATGAACCAATGCCCGGTGAAACGCCAGTGGCCGCGGCTGTTCTCGCACATCCAGAATGGCTATCTGAAACCCAATGACATTGTCACCCATCGGATCCCGCTGGAGCACATTGCGGAGGGGTACCACATCTTCTCGGCCAAACTCGACGACTGCATCAAGCCGGTCATTCTTCCCCAAGCCAGCTGA
- a CDS encoding fatty acid desaturase family protein yields MAITDIKAYAHLTDADVAELERELDAIRADIEESRGERDARYIRRAIRLQRALAVGGRITLFKSRNRYAWVAGTGMLAAAKIIENMELGHNITHGQWDWMNDPEIHSTEWEWDTTSPTVHWKKSHNYIHHKYTNVVGLDDDIGYGIMRLTRDQRWERWMIGNPVYNFLLGTLFEWGVALHGVETTKWRKGEKSMGEVRKDLKIIGRKVGKQVGKDYLVFPALAGRNWKHTLGANAVANLIRNYWAYMVIFCGHFPDGAEKFTREEFERETHAEWYLRQMLGSANFHAGPVMAFMSGNLCYQIEHHLFPDLPSNRYAEIAQRVRALCDKYDLPYTTGSLVRQYSQSFWTIAKLALPNRFLKATADDAPETNSELKFRIRGGVRDTFGIDPRTGRRRGLRTALRELENDTVVMA; encoded by the coding sequence ATGGCTATCACCGATATCAAGGCGTACGCGCACCTGACGGACGCCGACGTCGCGGAGCTGGAACGCGAGCTGGACGCGATTCGAGCTGACATCGAGGAGTCGCGAGGTGAACGCGACGCACGCTACATACGGCGGGCCATCCGGCTGCAGCGGGCGCTCGCCGTCGGCGGCCGCATCACCCTGTTCAAGAGCCGCAACAGATACGCCTGGGTGGCCGGGACCGGAATGCTCGCCGCGGCCAAGATCATCGAGAACATGGAGTTGGGGCACAACATCACCCACGGTCAGTGGGACTGGATGAACGACCCGGAGATCCACTCCACCGAGTGGGAGTGGGACACGACCTCGCCGACCGTGCACTGGAAAAAGTCGCACAACTACATTCACCACAAGTACACCAACGTCGTGGGTCTCGACGACGACATCGGCTACGGCATCATGCGGTTGACCCGGGACCAGCGCTGGGAGCGCTGGATGATCGGCAACCCGGTGTACAACTTCCTGTTGGGCACGCTCTTCGAATGGGGTGTCGCGCTGCACGGGGTGGAGACGACCAAGTGGCGCAAGGGCGAGAAGTCGATGGGCGAGGTGCGCAAGGACCTCAAGATCATCGGCCGCAAGGTCGGTAAGCAGGTCGGCAAGGACTACCTGGTCTTCCCGGCGCTGGCCGGACGCAACTGGAAGCACACGCTCGGCGCCAATGCGGTGGCGAACCTGATCCGCAACTACTGGGCCTACATGGTGATCTTCTGCGGGCATTTCCCCGACGGCGCAGAGAAGTTCACCCGGGAGGAGTTCGAGCGGGAGACGCACGCCGAGTGGTACCTGCGCCAGATGCTGGGCTCGGCGAACTTCCACGCCGGCCCGGTGATGGCGTTCATGAGCGGCAATCTGTGCTACCAGATCGAGCACCACCTGTTCCCGGATCTGCCCAGCAACCGCTACGCCGAGATCGCGCAGCGGGTCCGCGCCCTGTGCGACAAGTACGACCTGCCCTACACCACGGGATCGCTTGTGCGGCAGTACAGTCAGTCGTTCTGGACGATCGCCAAGCTGGCCTTGCCGAACAGGTTCTTGAAGGCGACCGCCGACGACGCGCCCGAGACCAACTCCGAACTGAAGTTCCGGATCCGCGGCGGCGTCCGGGACACCTTCGGCATCGATCCGCGCACCGGGCGGCGGCGCGGGCTGCGCACCGCGCTGCGCGAACTGGAGAACGACACGGTCGTCATGGCATAG